From Paraflavitalea devenefica, the proteins below share one genomic window:
- a CDS encoding SusC/RagA family TonB-linked outer membrane protein: MKLACTIRSLSRWRIQPVHTGICTRLVCMLACVLLLMEPAIAQSGGKLITVKGTIKGPNGVPLSGVSIVTKGNDKATVTQADGAFSLTVPANSTLVISHVGYANQEITTREDDLLDVALTLRAGKIDMDEVVVVGYGTRRKSELTGSVVSVNEQSIKDIPTQSLASALQGRAAGVDIQKTGGNSKPGAGVSILIRGARSVRASNAPLIIVDGIPFGGNFNDLNQDDITSVEILKDASSTAIYGSRGANGVLLVSTRRGKTGKAIITYSGYAGTSRPIGEYKLMNAQEFGELKKWARYIGVWTTSTPPVQKYSGPNDPLLISEAFSSEEQEGLKGAGTNWQKLVYKTGFVTNHQLGVSGGTEQTQYAISGGYFKETGIFPGQQFERFSVKLSVDQQLSKMFKVGLSSLNNFSTTLGEGFNPMAQAMRASPLVGPYDADGKLRNDFVPGSQSQVWNPLADFLPGAKSERRRRLGTFTTAYLEANLGQWVKGLKYRLNAGTEIRSENYGNFYASKTTNNMGGQSSAENRTSNGTNWTLENLLTYDNTFFDKHKINFTGLFSAQQDKSNNSSFSNKDLVADYLEYYNPEYGYNLTGDGSYNEWGLVSYMGRLNYVYDDRYMLTLTLRSDGSSRLAKGNKWEMFPSAAVAWNIHNESFFKVDAINSLRLRASYGRVGNASISPYGTVPRLGGVVYNYGESLVRGFYQTTVGNNTLTWEYTSTAELGLDFGLLNNRIAGNINVYKAWTDKLLLPKNLPPTNGIEDAVLTNVGKTENKGIELQVSAAIIVPQGRNSFGWTTDLNFSINRGMITQLADGVKEDIGNTWFVGQPIGVFYNYRKVGIWQNTKADTAEAKRLGLTTTGSSSVIGDIRVADLNNDGKITDADREIVGTTQPDWIGGMTNRFSYGGFDLTVVAFARWGATMNSSLHGGGFLNTFQGTYNNIKTRYWTPENGEKVYPKPNFGRQNPTNLALLGYFEGSFLKIRTITLGYTVPPAFLKKLGARSIRFYATAEDPFILFSPFRNHEFGGLDPESGGNASSPTTGTNLAVDTPPTRQILFGINVSL; the protein is encoded by the coding sequence ATGAAACTTGCGTGTACAATCAGGTCGTTATCCCGCTGGCGGATACAACCTGTTCACACGGGTATATGTACCAGGCTGGTATGTATGCTGGCGTGTGTTCTATTGCTGATGGAACCTGCTATCGCCCAGTCGGGCGGTAAACTGATCACGGTAAAAGGAACTATTAAAGGCCCGAATGGCGTACCGCTCTCCGGCGTAAGTATTGTGACCAAAGGAAATGACAAGGCCACTGTTACGCAGGCGGATGGTGCTTTCTCCTTAACAGTGCCTGCCAATAGTACGCTGGTTATTTCGCACGTGGGCTATGCCAACCAGGAGATCACCACCCGTGAGGATGACCTGTTGGATGTAGCACTAACACTGCGTGCCGGTAAAATAGATATGGATGAAGTGGTGGTAGTGGGATATGGTACCCGCCGGAAATCGGAGTTGACAGGTTCTGTTGTTTCTGTCAATGAACAATCCATTAAAGATATCCCTACGCAAAGTCTGGCTTCTGCATTGCAGGGACGTGCAGCCGGTGTGGACATCCAGAAAACAGGGGGTAACAGTAAACCGGGAGCAGGCGTATCCATCCTCATCCGCGGGGCCCGTTCCGTACGTGCCAGCAATGCGCCACTGATCATTGTAGATGGTATTCCCTTTGGCGGCAACTTCAATGACCTCAACCAGGACGATATTACATCGGTAGAGATATTAAAAGATGCTTCTTCCACCGCTATCTATGGTTCGCGTGGAGCTAATGGCGTATTGCTCGTCAGTACCCGCCGTGGTAAAACCGGCAAAGCCATTATCACGTATAGCGGGTATGCAGGTACCAGCAGGCCCATTGGTGAATACAAACTCATGAATGCACAGGAGTTTGGCGAGCTCAAGAAGTGGGCGCGGTACATAGGCGTATGGACAACATCCACCCCCCCGGTGCAAAAATATTCAGGGCCCAATGATCCCCTGCTGATCTCAGAAGCCTTCTCCAGTGAGGAACAGGAAGGGTTGAAAGGCGCCGGCACGAACTGGCAGAAGCTGGTGTATAAGACTGGCTTTGTGACCAACCACCAGTTGGGCGTATCCGGTGGTACAGAGCAAACCCAGTATGCTATTTCCGGTGGTTACTTCAAAGAGACTGGCATCTTCCCTGGTCAGCAGTTTGAGCGCTTCTCCGTTAAACTGAGCGTTGATCAGCAACTAAGCAAAATGTTCAAAGTAGGATTGAGCTCATTAAATAATTTCTCCACGACACTGGGTGAAGGGTTTAATCCCATGGCGCAGGCCATGCGCGCCTCTCCGCTCGTAGGTCCTTATGATGCGGATGGAAAACTACGCAATGACTTTGTGCCGGGCAGCCAAAGCCAGGTATGGAATCCGCTGGCTGATTTCCTGCCAGGCGCCAAATCAGAACGGAGAAGAAGACTGGGCACTTTTACAACGGCTTATCTCGAGGCTAACTTAGGCCAGTGGGTAAAAGGCCTCAAATACCGTCTCAATGCAGGTACGGAGATCAGGTCGGAAAACTATGGTAACTTCTATGCCAGCAAAACCACCAACAACATGGGTGGTCAGTCATCTGCCGAAAACAGGACCAGCAACGGTACCAACTGGACGCTGGAAAACCTGTTGACCTACGACAACACTTTCTTCGATAAACACAAGATCAACTTCACGGGGCTGTTCAGTGCACAACAGGACAAATCGAACAACAGTTCGTTCAGCAACAAAGACCTGGTGGCTGATTACCTCGAATATTATAATCCCGAGTATGGTTATAACCTGACCGGTGATGGTAGTTACAATGAGTGGGGCCTTGTTTCTTATATGGGCCGGTTGAACTATGTGTACGATGATCGTTACATGCTCACACTTACCCTGCGTTCTGATGGTTCTTCCCGCCTGGCCAAAGGCAATAAATGGGAGATGTTCCCCTCTGCGGCCGTAGCCTGGAATATCCATAATGAATCTTTCTTCAAAGTAGATGCGATCAACAGCCTGCGCTTGCGCGCCAGTTACGGAAGAGTAGGGAATGCTTCTATCAGTCCTTATGGTACGGTGCCCCGGCTCGGCGGCGTTGTGTATAATTATGGCGAATCATTGGTGCGTGGTTTTTACCAGACCACGGTGGGTAACAATACCCTTACCTGGGAGTATACTTCCACGGCTGAACTGGGCCTTGATTTCGGATTACTCAATAACCGCATTGCAGGTAACATCAATGTGTACAAAGCATGGACCGACAAATTATTGCTGCCTAAGAACCTGCCGCCTACCAATGGTATTGAAGATGCAGTGTTGACGAATGTGGGTAAAACAGAGAACAAGGGTATTGAGCTGCAGGTGAGCGCCGCGATCATTGTGCCCCAGGGCCGCAATAGTTTTGGCTGGACCACCGATCTTAACTTCTCCATCAACCGGGGTATGATCACCCAGCTTGCCGATGGCGTTAAAGAAGATATTGGCAACACCTGGTTTGTAGGACAGCCCATCGGCGTATTTTATAATTACAGAAAAGTAGGCATCTGGCAGAATACCAAAGCTGATACGGCAGAAGCTAAGCGTTTGGGATTAACTACCACTGGTTCAAGCTCTGTGATCGGCGATATCCGTGTCGCCGACCTGAACAATGACGGAAAGATCACGGATGCCGACCGTGAGATCGTTGGTACTACACAGCCTGACTGGATTGGTGGTATGACCAACCGTTTCTCTTATGGCGGTTTCGATTTAACAGTGGTTGCTTTTGCCCGGTGGGGCGCTACGATGAATAGTTCCCTGCATGGTGGTGGTTTCTTAAATACTTTCCAGGGTACTTATAATAATATTAAAACCCGTTACTGGACGCCTGAGAATGGAGAGAAGGTATATCCCAAACCCAACTTTGGCCGGCAGAACCCCACTAACCTGGCGCTGCTGGGATACTTTGAGGGCAGTTTTTTAAAGATCAGGACCATCACATTGGGCTATACAGTGCCCCCGGCTTTCCTGAAGAAGCTTGGCGCCCGGAGCATCCGGTTCTATGCTACAGCAGAAGACCCGTTCATCCTGTTCTCTCCTTTCCGCAATCATGAGTTTGGCGGATTGGACCCTGAATCAGGTGGCAACGCATCAAGTCCCACTACAGGTACCAACCTCGCCGTGGATACACCACCGACCAGGCAAATATTATTTGGCATCAACGTTTCATTGTAA
- a CDS encoding RagB/SusD family nutrient uptake outer membrane protein, translated as MKKLIIYGSIIAALAGAGCNKLLEEEVKSILTPEFLGTEKGVHAGVDAAYAGNRLLWGNQDLFTLTVIGTDEFQRGVDGNTDVNNYASSYTNGNGQGNNIWANCYKYINACNGVLKYGPEAEMDAAVKKVRMAEAKFLRAQYYFVLVQFFRDVTIYTDFLDQPLTAAKRDPLADVYALIIKDLTEAAADLPAGPRSSNVQFGRTSSAAARHLLAKVYLAKAGSPAKAADDYEQAYTTAKDLIDKKGTYGLSLLPDFKDVYREGNENNSEIIWTVQHTSNLAYNGPNNSGGADNVLNHMYIGQYDKLGLKRSKEYGRPYIRCVPTRWTTETAFAERVNDTRYAKTFQVLWIANSTAKADIENNKWPDPLPPGAPPGAVAGQPKIKKIGDTAIYMPGVDKTDHEVAIAPYLLIPPRNYSSMIAPTLMKYFDAKKAGLNDPSIRPVIVYRFAETYLLAAEAALMTNRAAEAVTYINAVRERAAYPTGSAAAMKITEATLTTGGIDFILDERTRELVGENVRWWDLVRTGKLLERVKLYNGDAGPNIQPKHILRPIPLNQLNRVTTGEPYNNDLYFADWN; from the coding sequence ATGAAAAAGTTAATCATATACGGTAGTATCATAGCAGCACTGGCTGGCGCCGGCTGCAATAAATTACTGGAGGAAGAAGTAAAATCAATTCTTACCCCGGAGTTCCTGGGTACAGAAAAAGGGGTGCATGCCGGCGTGGACGCTGCCTATGCAGGCAACCGTTTATTATGGGGCAACCAGGACCTGTTTACCCTCACCGTTATCGGCACCGATGAATTTCAGCGTGGTGTGGACGGGAATACAGACGTGAATAATTATGCCAGCAGCTATACCAACGGGAATGGCCAAGGCAATAATATCTGGGCCAATTGCTACAAGTACATCAATGCCTGTAATGGTGTGTTAAAATATGGGCCGGAAGCGGAAATGGATGCCGCTGTGAAGAAAGTAAGGATGGCGGAAGCCAAATTCCTCCGGGCGCAATACTATTTTGTGCTGGTGCAATTCTTCCGGGATGTAACGATCTATACCGACTTCCTCGATCAGCCTTTAACAGCCGCCAAGCGCGATCCGCTGGCAGATGTGTATGCACTGATCATTAAAGACCTGACGGAGGCAGCCGCCGACCTGCCGGCCGGACCCAGAAGCAGTAACGTACAGTTTGGCCGCACAAGCTCCGCTGCTGCACGTCACTTACTGGCAAAAGTATACCTCGCAAAAGCAGGCTCTCCTGCCAAGGCAGCCGATGATTATGAGCAGGCTTATACAACTGCCAAAGACCTCATTGACAAGAAGGGTACTTATGGCCTGAGCCTGCTGCCCGATTTTAAAGACGTGTACAGAGAGGGCAATGAGAACAATTCCGAGATCATCTGGACCGTGCAGCATACTTCCAACCTGGCGTACAATGGTCCCAACAACAGTGGTGGTGCAGACAATGTACTGAACCATATGTATATTGGCCAGTATGATAAGCTGGGCCTGAAGAGAAGCAAAGAATATGGCCGTCCCTATATCCGTTGCGTTCCTACCCGCTGGACCACGGAAACTGCTTTTGCAGAAAGAGTGAATGATACCCGGTACGCCAAAACATTCCAGGTACTTTGGATCGCCAACTCAACTGCCAAGGCAGATATTGAGAACAACAAATGGCCTGACCCATTGCCGCCCGGCGCTCCTCCCGGCGCTGTTGCCGGACAACCGAAGATCAAAAAGATAGGCGATACAGCCATCTATATGCCCGGTGTTGATAAAACCGATCATGAAGTGGCGATTGCTCCCTACCTGCTGATCCCTCCGCGGAACTACAGTTCAATGATCGCACCTACGCTGATGAAGTACTTCGATGCAAAGAAAGCAGGGTTGAATGATCCTTCTATACGGCCGGTAATTGTATACCGTTTTGCAGAGACCTACCTCCTCGCAGCAGAGGCGGCATTGATGACTAATCGTGCAGCAGAAGCAGTCACTTACATCAATGCCGTGCGTGAAAGAGCGGCTTATCCTACCGGTAGTGCCGCCGCCATGAAGATAACGGAGGCTACCCTGACTACCGGGGGTATTGATTTCATCCTCGATGAACGTACCAGGGAATTAGTAGGTGAGAACGTAAGGTGGTGGGACCTCGTAAGGACAGGAAAGTTGCTGGAAAGGGTTAAATTATACAATGGTGATGCGGGGCCCAATATTCAGCCCAAACACATCCTGCGCCCTATTCCGCTGAACCAGTTGAACCGGGTAACCACCGGAGAACCGTATAACAATGATCTTTATTTCGCCGACTGGAATTAG
- a CDS encoding 3-keto-disaccharide hydrolase has product MQVNKSRFFSLAIMLALSGSLLAQDFKPLFNGRDLKGWHSFLKTKGKDNDPDTVFSVTNGWLRISGKEFGYIVTEQSYTNFHLVMEFKWGEKKYPPRENRVRDNGILYYVVQDDKVWPRSIECQIQEGDCGDFWLIDSVTVVIDGVRTASTKNTRAIKKKDNEKPTGEWNRLEIIARDGHCVHIMNGEVVNEGTDASLRSGKLLIQSEGAEIYYRKIEIREDSVKVKAPPAPRPAARAPVPAVLPGKGLAQHDFLYTGQWDTRKDSQTVSLVRKGRVVWQYAIPNKDAQGVLSEFSDIHLLSNGNLLYAFKTGAAEITPAKKIVWSYQCPAGTECHSAQPVGTDKVFLCQNGTPAKVMLINKKTGKVEMEQEVETARPTDPKSVHGQFRHIRRTKAGTYLLAHLNMGKVVEYDAKWQPIWSVAAPSAWAAVRLKNGNTLISGNQHAYVREVNPAGAIVWEVNKDDLPGFPLYTVHQVSRLANGNTVICNWGGFLRKEDWDKVVQIIEVTPDKKVVWALHQWKNPDLGPSSCIQVLDEKGKEENGDLQR; this is encoded by the coding sequence ATGCAAGTAAATAAAAGTCGCTTCTTTTCATTAGCAATCATGCTGGCACTTTCAGGCTCCCTCCTGGCGCAGGATTTCAAACCCCTGTTCAACGGCAGGGACCTGAAGGGCTGGCATTCCTTCCTGAAAACAAAAGGAAAGGATAATGATCCCGACACGGTGTTTTCTGTAACCAATGGATGGTTGCGCATCAGCGGCAAAGAGTTTGGGTACATTGTTACCGAGCAGTCCTATACCAACTTTCACCTTGTAATGGAATTCAAATGGGGCGAGAAGAAATATCCGCCCCGCGAAAACAGGGTGCGCGACAATGGCATTTTGTACTATGTAGTGCAGGATGATAAAGTGTGGCCCCGTTCTATTGAATGCCAGATACAGGAGGGCGACTGCGGCGATTTCTGGCTGATAGACAGCGTTACGGTAGTGATAGATGGTGTAAGGACAGCTTCCACCAAGAATACGCGCGCCATCAAGAAAAAAGACAATGAAAAACCAACAGGCGAATGGAACCGGCTGGAGATCATTGCACGCGATGGCCATTGTGTGCATATCATGAATGGAGAGGTGGTGAATGAGGGAACAGACGCCAGCTTACGCAGTGGTAAGCTATTAATACAATCGGAAGGCGCGGAGATCTATTACCGGAAAATAGAGATCCGTGAGGATTCTGTCAAAGTAAAGGCTCCGCCGGCTCCCCGGCCTGCTGCCCGCGCCCCTGTACCGGCTGTATTACCGGGTAAGGGCCTGGCGCAGCATGATTTTTTATATACCGGCCAGTGGGATACCCGCAAGGACTCTCAAACGGTATCACTGGTGCGGAAGGGCAGGGTAGTATGGCAGTATGCCATCCCCAATAAGGACGCACAGGGTGTATTGAGTGAGTTTAGTGATATTCATCTGCTGTCAAACGGTAACTTGTTATATGCTTTTAAAACCGGTGCAGCAGAAATAACGCCTGCTAAGAAAATAGTATGGAGCTATCAATGTCCGGCCGGTACGGAATGCCATTCAGCACAGCCGGTAGGCACTGACAAAGTATTTCTTTGCCAGAATGGTACACCGGCCAAAGTAATGCTCATCAATAAAAAGACCGGTAAAGTAGAAATGGAACAGGAGGTGGAGACTGCCCGTCCAACTGATCCCAAAAGTGTGCATGGACAGTTTCGCCACATACGGCGTACCAAAGCAGGCACTTACTTGCTGGCTCACCTGAATATGGGAAAAGTCGTAGAGTACGATGCCAAATGGCAGCCAATCTGGTCTGTAGCTGCACCGTCGGCCTGGGCGGCTGTACGGTTAAAGAATGGTAATACGCTCATCAGTGGTAACCAGCATGCTTATGTGCGGGAAGTAAATCCTGCCGGTGCTATTGTGTGGGAAGTGAATAAGGACGATCTGCCTGGTTTTCCGCTCTATACCGTGCACCAGGTGAGCAGGCTGGCCAATGGCAATACGGTGATCTGTAACTGGGGTGGCTTTCTGCGCAAGGAAGATTGGGACAAAGTGGTACAGATCATTGAAGTGACCCCGGATAAGAAAGTAGTATGGGCCCTGCACCAATGGAAGAACCCCGACCTCGGGCCTTCTTCCTGTATACAGGTACTGGATGAAAAAGGAAAAGAAGAAAATGGCGATCTGCAACGATAA
- a CDS encoding glycoside hydrolase family 88/105 protein yields MNTTFKCLLLATGVFSFTGITGYAQSKDAGGLKNWPKGASPQEVGKKVAARFVEVPHPNFGRPTPPKVITYPEVCTWYGSLTFAKVTKDKALLKQLADRFEPLFSTEASMVPVPDHVDYAVFGSVPLELYMQTKEQKYLDMGKGIADKQWGPPEGPRVKPESHDYYNKGLTWMTRMWIDDMFMITAVQAQAYRATGDKKYIERAAKEMVVYLDSLQKPNGLFYHAPDVPFFWGRGDGWMAVGMSELLRSLPKNNPNRARIMQGYKLMMSSLLKYQAETGMWRQLIDDPESWPETSCTGMFTFAMITGVKEGWLDKKTYEPAVRKAWLSLITYIDEKGDIREVCEGTNKKNERQYYLDRKRNIGDMHGQAPVLWCATALLR; encoded by the coding sequence ATGAATACAACGTTCAAATGCCTGTTGCTGGCAACAGGTGTTTTTTCTTTTACCGGTATTACCGGTTATGCGCAATCTAAGGATGCAGGCGGCTTAAAGAACTGGCCCAAGGGGGCATCGCCGCAGGAAGTTGGTAAGAAGGTGGCAGCCCGTTTTGTGGAAGTGCCACACCCCAATTTTGGCAGGCCTACGCCTCCCAAGGTGATCACCTATCCGGAAGTATGTACCTGGTATGGGTCGCTTACTTTTGCCAAAGTAACGAAGGACAAAGCCTTGCTCAAGCAACTGGCCGACCGTTTTGAACCGCTGTTCAGTACAGAAGCCAGCATGGTGCCTGTGCCGGACCATGTGGATTATGCGGTATTTGGTTCTGTTCCGCTGGAGCTGTACATGCAAACCAAAGAACAGAAGTACCTGGATATGGGCAAAGGCATTGCCGATAAGCAATGGGGACCGCCCGAAGGGCCGCGTGTAAAACCGGAAAGCCACGATTATTATAACAAGGGACTTACCTGGATGACGCGTATGTGGATTGATGATATGTTTATGATCACGGCGGTACAGGCGCAGGCTTACCGGGCTACCGGCGACAAGAAATACATTGAGCGCGCTGCGAAGGAAATGGTGGTATACCTTGATTCCCTGCAGAAGCCCAATGGTCTTTTTTATCATGCGCCCGATGTGCCTTTCTTCTGGGGCCGGGGTGATGGCTGGATGGCGGTGGGCATGAGTGAATTGTTGCGTTCACTGCCCAAAAACAACCCCAACCGTGCACGGATCATGCAGGGGTATAAACTGATGATGTCTTCTTTGCTGAAATACCAGGCAGAAACCGGTATGTGGCGTCAATTGATAGATGACCCGGAATCATGGCCGGAAACATCCTGCACGGGCATGTTCACCTTTGCGATGATCACGGGGGTGAAAGAAGGCTGGCTGGATAAAAAGACTTATGAGCCTGCCGTGCGTAAAGCCTGGCTCTCCTTGATCACCTATATTGATGAGAAGGGCGATATCCGGGAAGTGTGTGAAGGCACCAATAAAAAGAACGAACGTCAATATTACCTCGACCGTAAGCGCAATATTGGCGATATGCATGGCCAGGCGCCGGTATTGTGGTGCGCCACAGCGCTGCTGCGATAG